Genomic DNA from uncultured Desulfuromusa sp.:
ACCAGCGTTGGATCAATCTGTTGGGTCACACTTGCGGCATTGGTCACCTCAAGAATCATCCGCACATACAGGTCTTTTTCTGAGCCTGACCCAGCAGCCGGTTTGGTTGTCAATGGATATGAGCCGACACCGATCATGGTGCCGTCAGCAGCAAATACGCCAACCTCGCGGATATCCCAACCCCCAACATCCACCGGAATCAGGGCCTCGATCACTAGCCAGTTGGCGTTGGTATCCGATACGTAGATTCGATTCAGACCACCACGCCAGGTTTCATTGACCAGAGCGGTCATGGTCGAGACCGGATTGATATCAGCCCCGTTGCCGTCACCAACCGCCAATTGTGTCAGGTCGACAAAGGTTTCTGCCACCTGAGCTGCGGCAAAGGCGGCAAGTCCGTTATCCGTTAAAATCGTAAAAGCCATAAAAACCTCACTGTGGGTAAATCGTTGTTACTTCACTGGATTGCAACCCCAACGCATAGACAGGCACCGGGGAACGAACGGCCAGGTTATAGGTCACTTCATCCAGCCAGGCGCTTTTTCGTTTGGCCGATCCGACATAGCGCAACAGCCTGGCTTCATCCTCGCTGGAAATTGTTTCGCCTTCGATATCGACCACCACCCGAAAATGTCCCGGCGTTCCGCTATATTCAAACCACTCCTGGACCTCGGCAAAGGGGATCCCCGCCAAAACAAGCGCCTGTTCCACTGCCCAGGGCGTCCCCTTGTGGCGGTGAATCTCCATCGCACCGGCCACGGTCTGGCGTTTGACCTGCTCGCTCCAGTCGCTTTCCCACTCGTCAACACTTAAGGTCCAGGCCAGCCAGGGTAGCGACGACAACGGGCAGGTCCATGGATTCCAGAGTGTCTTGATGGTGGCAATCGAACTTGCCACCGCATCAAAACGTTTGGCGATCACATCTTCAACAGCCCGCTCAAAAGCGGTGGCGTTGGGTGGCAATAGACTATTCATCTATCAAACTCCCGACACCCACTGTAATACCGGTGCAATAGGGGGCTTCGTTCATTGCGGCGGCGGCAGGTAACGCAGAATTGAGAGTCACACTGTGCACACCGGGGCGGTGCAATGCTTGTTTCAATCCGCTGTCTGTGATCGCCCGACCCAGACGATGGTTTTCATCGACATAGATCGCAACGGCAGATTCAGCCGCCTGCAGGATGGTTGCAGCGTCAAAACTTTTATAGATATCCAGAGTGGCATCAACGTTGTAATCGTAGACAGTTGCGGCCTGGACGGTGACTTCATCGGTTAATGGCCTGACTTTGCGATCATCAACCAGAGCCGCAGTGACAGAATCAAGCACCGCCTGACTTGGAACTCCATTGCCTTCCGCAGACAAGACGTTGATGGTGATCTGGGTTGCTGCAGGAGAAACAACGGAAATATCTTTGACCAGACCACTGGCGGATAGACCATGAAACTCATAAGCTCCGGAGGGGCCGGCAGTACTCTGACTTTCCGGAGCCAGCTGCACCCGTCCCCGGAGATTATCGTCAGCCTCATAGGTTGGATCGATTGGAGGGACCGCTTCGGGGTCACCTGGATCCACAAGTAAACGGGCCACATCCTGAATCGCGGCCAGATGATCCAGATCTGTCCCTTGCGAAAACGCCAGCATGACTGCACGGGCAGCATCATTCATCCGTTGCCGCAACTGAACTTCGCGGTAGGCAGCAACTTCAAACTGTTTGTAAGCCGGATCAGATTCGAGCAAAGCATTAAAGTCCGGGTAGCGGGTTTGATAGTCGGCAATCATGGCCGCTAATATGGCTTCAAACTGTAGTTCTTCAACAACTTCAGGTGCCGGTAATTCGTTCAGATTAATACTCATAAAACAATCCCTTCCAGTTTTATCGCTTGCCCGTCCGGAAGGTATTCACCCTGAACGCCCAGAGTTTGTTGACCATCTTCATCTGTCAGATGTTCAATCTGATCAAGGGAAAAACGCGGCTCCGACTGATCCAAAGCTTCAGCCGACCAGGCGTAACAGTCGATCAACCATTCTCCGGTCACGGGGCGATCCAGCAGTTCGAACAATCGGCTCCCATAATTGCGACGCATCACCCGACTTCCGATCGGGGTGGTCAAAATATCGATGATCGATTGCCGCAGATGATCCAGACCCGATAGCGGCTTCCCGGTATCAACACTCGATCCATTCATGACGGGATCTCACCTTCAAAATTGCAGACATAACCAGCATCGGTTATTTCATGGACAACTTGAGTCAAGGCCCAGTCACCATCAACACCCGGCCTGACATCGGATAAAATCAATTTCGCTTCAGCAGCCATAGCAACATCCCCCGCACAACTGCCGCTGATCTTGGCATTGCCACGCTGTAACGATTCAAACTCTGATTTAGCCGCCGCCGTGGCAATCGCGGCATTCGGTTGTTTTTTTATTAGCCGCTTGGCCGGGGATCCGCTGCCGACCACAACTTCTATGTCCTTGGCCTGGTCCGTATCTCGATAGACAGCAATCACAGAACTGTACTTGTCCCGTTCAGGAAAAGAGGCATTCCAGCGGTTCAAATCACTACGAACTTTATGGACAGCAGGCAGGTCCTTACCGGAAAAACTTTTTACTTGCCCCCTGGGCACAAACAACAGCAGATCATTGACCGGCTTGGCGACAGCGTCATAACGTTTTGCCAGCTCGGTCAGCAGGTTCATGTCAGACTGGTTGTCCTGATCCAGATGTTCCAGCGGGATCGATGCCAGTTCCTCTGCCACCCGGGGTTGATAACCATGTGCCTTGGCTATAGTGGCCACCAGATCACCAACGCTGATATTGTCAAAGCTGCGAATCCGTTTTTCTTTTAAGCCTTTGCGCAAATCAGCCGATCTGGACCGAATCGTCAATGTGTCTGGAGGACCGCTCAGAACGGGTTCATCGACAATAAAAATCCCCTTCGGATCGAGACCGGTTTCTTTATAACCCAGTGCAATCGTCAACTTGACACCGGTGCGAGGCAGATCAATAGAGGGCTTACGGTCATCCAACACGATTTCCAACGTGTCACTGATCACGCCGGACACATCGGTCAAGGCCATCCGGATCAAGCGATTACGTATCAGATTTGTCAAATCCTTGCCGTCTACTGATATGAGGTAATCAGGTGTCATTGGTTAATCCCACAGCTTGATGGTTTCGGTAACGGTTGTATTTTGTGCCAGCTCAGGCAGGTTGATTTCTAATCCCGCTGAGTAAACAGTTCCCAGATCAGCCAAACCGGGATTGGCTTCCAGCACAGCTTCAACAGCGCCGCTGGTATAGCCGTAATAGGCAAAACAAATCTGATCGAGCATGTCACCATCCTGGCAGCGGTAGATTTGGGCCATCAGCTATCATCCCCGTAATGCCCGAGCTTGATGCGAAATTCCTGCTTGCGTGGTACGCCGTCGGAAAAGAATATCGTTTGGCTTTCTTCCACCCTCTCAACGCACCACTTGCCCCAGGAGCGACCGGTGCCATCAATCAACAATAATGGTTGCCCTTTGCCGGCTAACTCTCGCAAGGCATCAATCTGGCCAAAGCCGCCGCGATAACCGGGCAGGATGACACCATCAAGACTGATACTGTCAGTACCAATACCGATAAACTGTTTTGCCGGGCGGCGCCCCACACGGTTCTGCACCGGCCATCGATATTCAACTTCGCGGCTTAATTTTTGATAAGCGGCGGTATCGATCCCGAAACGGAAGTCACCCAGGGCCATCATGATGGTGGTTTTAGTCATAGAGACGGCCTCGCTGTTGGGCTGCCAGACGTTGTTCACTGGCCATGAGTTCACGCTGAACGACTGCTGCCACATCTTCGGCACTCTGACCCGGAGCCTGATGAATTTCTATTTTGGGGTTACTGTGAATAACGTTACTACGCGAGGCAGGGGAAACCCGAGGCAGCACGGAACGTGAAGATGCAGGAGAATCTGAACGCATTCTTCCCGCAGCAACAGCGGCTCCAACTTCTGCTCCTTTTGATGAGCCAAAACCAAAAAGCTTACCAATAAAGCCACCAACGGAAGTCACTTTGTCCCAGATGGTATCGATCAACACCTGGAAGGGTTCCCAGTTTTTATACAAGGCAATACCACCGGCAATCAGCGCACCAACTCCGGCAACGATCAAACCAATCGGGTTAGCCGTTAAGGCCACGTTCCAGGCCCACTGTGCCGCTGTCAAGATACCGGTTCCGACAGCAGCAGCTTTTTGAGCTACGGCGGCACCGATAAGCTGGACTTTTTGAGCGGCCAGCAGAAGATTTGTTTTGGCAGTTCCGGAACGGAAGAAATCAAAGACGCCTTTCGTAATCTGAATCCCATCAGAGAAGAAGGTCAAAGCATAGCGGCCACCAATCATGGCAGCGTTCAACAACACAATACCAGCCGTTGCCCCAACGATAACTTTCGTTGTCCCAGGGAACTTTTCTGTCATCTCAGCGACACCATTCACAACCGAGCCGATCGGTTGCAGCACAGCGTTGACACCGGGCAACAGGGCAGATCCCAAAGCAATAGCAAGGCCTCTGGTTTGCTGACCGGCTAAATCTACCTGACCGGAATAGGAATCGAGAAACTTCTGATATTTTTCATCGACCACACCGGCGGATTCGTCGCGAACTTCTTGATAACCGGCCTTAAGCTTCTTGAGATTATTAAGGAGCAGAGCAACACCTGACCCCTCATCCCCGAAGGCCTTTTGTAAGGCATCGGCTTTTTCATCCGGATCATCGAACATCGCCATCGATTCTTCCAGGTTGCCGAGGGTATCAATCAGGTTGAGCGAGCCATCGGCATTACGCTCCATCGAGAAACCAAACTCATCAGCGGCCGTCGTCATCTGCCTGAGCATGGCATTAAACGCTGTACCAGCCGTTCCACCCTGAAGACCAGCACTGTTGAACTGACCTAACACCGCAGCCGTTTGTTCCAGGTCGACATTATATTTGATCGCCCCTTTGGCACCCTGCTTGAAGGATTCACCCAGTTGATTAAAATCGCGTAGCTGATATTTCAATTGGGTTTTGGTCAGAACATCACCAATACGGCCAATCTTTTCGGTGGCACTTCCAGCCAGACTATCAGCCATATTGTTGAAGACCACACCAACAACTTCACCAACCCCTTCAGCGGCTCCGTTGGTGACCTTGGCGACTTTGGCCACAATCTCGGTACCAGCGCGGCTGGTTGCGGCATCGAGCCCGGCACTGTTCAGGGCATAATTGATATTGAGCAGGTCGGTCTGGTCGCCCAGCTTGTGACGTGAAAACTCCAGAACCTGTTTATTGGCTGCCTCAAGATCGGCATCTGACACCATCGTACCCAGGCGGGTTTTTGCTCGATCATAATCGAGAGCACCACCCAAACCGGCACCCATGGCATAAATACTGCCGACAGCGCCAACCATCTGGCCGCGCATCTGACCGCGAATATTTTTATTGCGAACCAGCTTCTGCTGCCGATCAACGGCCCGGTTGGCCAGATTCATTTCCTTGGTTAACCGCTGTTGTTCCCGAGCCAGGCGACCGATATCGATACCGTATTCTTTCGCCTTCGTTGCAGCTTGCTGATATTTCTTCATCGTTGCACCGATTTTGACATTCATCTCATCGGCACTGTGCAAGCCATCTTTTTTGGCTGCTTGAAGCTTCAGCAGTTCTGATCTATACTTAGAGACATCATCAACCAGCGAAGAACCAATTTTAATCTGTTTCAGTTGCTTCTCACTGGCTCTGGCTTTTTGCTCCAAGGTTTTAAACGCGCTGCCGACAGTCGCAGAAAGAGTGCCGCCAATGACCACCCCAAGTGCCAACGACTTATCCATAAAGGATTCCTCCCTGGAGCAAACCTTGAAGTTTTTGTTGGTTTTTGTGTCTCACCTGACAACCTTCTTTCTCTGTTATTCTCAAGATATCGGCTTTGTTGCGTCACTGATCGGTGCCGTTGCTACCGGCTGGATCATCATGCTGATTTTCTCCGTTGTTTTTCTTTTCTGTGCCCCTGTTCTTGCTATTGTCTGGGCAGCACTTCGAGCCATTTCTGCAGATCGTCAATCTGCAGATCTAACAGCTCGTTAAGTCCCCATCCCGTATGGGATGCCAGGGCGACTATTCCTTCTCTGATTTCTCTTTCCGACGGGACAAAAAACCGCTATACACCTTTTGCACCTCACCGTAATCCGCCATATCAAGCTCTTCGATAACTTCCAGCTGAACTTCACACAGGTTAGCGAACAACTTGATTTCCATTTCTGCGTTTGATTCACAGCCTTTTTGTGCGGTGACCTGATCACGGGCTTTACCCCGACGCATTTCAAGTTGGGTTATTTCTTCACCATCGACAGTGACCGGATAATCCAAAACAATTGTTCTCATTTGTAACCTCTTTAAAGTCACGCAGCAGTCACCCGCCCCGCGCTGAATCTAATGTTAAATACCAATCGCTGCCCGCTGATCAGCCAGCTGGTCAGTGCCATCGATAATGCGGATCATGTTCTCGACATCGATCTCATGCACAACAGCGCCATCGATTGACTGTTTGAAATATGTCAGCTCCCACTTCAACTTGACCGCCCCTTTATCGCCAGGTTTCCAGCTCCCCTGGTCAATCTCGGTCAAGGTGCCGCGCATATTGATCAACACCGGAACAATGGTTCCATCACGATCAATCGCGCCCCGGCCAGTCAGTGGATGATTACTGCCCTTGGTCAAACCAAACAGTTTGAACAATTGAGCATCGTAACTTTGCAGGGTTGCTGAAGCTTCCAGCGGTTCCATTCCCATGTCATGTTTGGCTTCGGTATCCATGCCGCCAGCGCGGAAACCCTCGGTTTTGATAGTCAATTTTGGCGGGGTAAACTCTTCAATCTTTCCAGCCTGGCCGCGACCATCAACGAACAGGTTCAGGTTTTTTAAAATATCTGCTTGTGCCATCAGTGAATTCCTCCCGTAGGGGCGCTGCTTGCCGCGCCCATTCTCTTAGCCGAAGATTGCTTCAACGGTATAATCGTTATTGATTTGCGCAGCAAAGGTGACCCGTTCAGCGACACCGTAGCGACCATAGTCAAAATTGAAATAAGCTTGCCCGGCATCCATAGTGTCCTTGGTATTCATTTCAGGATCGAACCAGCATTTGCCACCGCTGATAGCCGGGTTATTGCCCCGCGCCAGATAACGCAGGAAGTTATTGACTCCCTCGGTCACATCCTCTGCGTAAGTTTTGGTGATGTTGCGATCAACAGCCCACAGATGAGCCCGCAACAGGCTTTCCAGGATCATGTCATCAAGACGGACATGCGCTTCAAACGCCCACAACGGATCATCACTACAGGTGCGGTTGCCCCAGATGCGAAAACCGTCCTGACGAACGATAGTGGCAACTTCCGCTTCGTTGAGAAGATTGGCGCGGCAGTTTTGGTCCCAGAGAGTAAAGTCGATATCGCGGGTTGTTCCACCGATACCGTTGATAATGTTGTTGGAAATCGACCACCAGAAACCACGGGTGCCATCGGCATCCAGCTTGGCGCGGACACCGGCCACACGGGCAGAGTTGGGGCGATTGACATAGGCCCCGTCGACAAAAACCTTGACGCCGGGATCACAAACAAACACGCGCTTGCTGCCAAAATCACCTCGCCAGGTGAGGGCATCAGCATCGACTGTGTCGGGCCCATCAGCATAGATCATCGCTCGTAGTCGCTCGGCAATACCGATCATTTCTGAAACCACAGGATTGGCCAGATCTCCCGGACGTTGACCGGTAAAACCTGGAACACAAAGGATACGGGGGACAACCCCGGTGACGGATTCAGCAGCCAGCAGCGCATGCACACCCTGATAAGCTCCGGTTCCGGCATCGATACCACCAACCAGGTTGGTCATGGTGGCTGTCTCGTCAACACCCTCTTCAACGCGGATCACAACCACCACAGCGCCGCACTGGTCAAAGATATCGTCGATCGCGTCAGGCAGGGTGCCACTGCCGTCACCAACGGTATCCAGCAACGCCGCTTCGGTGCGGTTCCCTGCAATCAACACCGGAGTGTTCAGCGGAAAGGCCGTCGCATCGGCATCGGGTGCCGTGCCGATCAGACCGATAACGCCGGAGCGCACAACGCTGATCGGGCGCGGCCCGGTATCAAGGGTGAATGCTTCGAGTCCGTGTAAAAAAGCCATGGTTTAGTCCTCCTGTTTACTGGGTTTGGTTTTCTCTTTTGTCCCAACCGGCTTGATTTTACCCTGTAACAGCAGGTACTTAGCCTGCTGACCAGAGAGCGATACTTTTTCGTCAGGCTTGCAGGTCTGGTTGGTCGTTGGATTTATGAGTGGTTTAACGACAATGTACGTGTTCATAGATGCTCCTTATTCAATTTCTCCGGTATGCTCACCATCTGGAGCTCCGGACGTTGTTGTCACCACTGCGTTCTGCTGTATTTCTTCGATAATTCCGAGACACATGGCCTCAAGAACATCATCGCGATAACCAAGGACATCCCCGTTGACGCTGGTCTGTACATGAGTACAAGTGGCAATATGGGCTCGAATTTTCCCGGCCATACTCTCTTTAGTCATTGCCATCAGAACGATTCCTTAACCGTTGGTGATATATGAGGATGAGGCATACCGGTAAAGCTGCAAAGACAGTCGCCTTGCACCGATCCTTTAACCCCGCCGCCGTCTTTACCGATTATTTCCACCGTGTCCTTGCCGATGACTGTGACCTTTCCTTCAGCAGAGACCGTCAATGCCCCGGAGTCGCGGTGATGTTCAACAAAACTGCCATTGGCAAACGTGATTTTCCGTATATTCTCATCAGCTGCCGGGGCCGGATGATCCGTGCAATAAATAGCCGGGAGAACAATCCCACGAGCCGGATCACCACCGGGAGACAACACCATCACTTGTTCCCTTGGTTCCGGAGCCCACCAGTCCCGATCATTACCAGCCCGCCCAGTAAACCAGGGGAGCCAGTCTGTTTTCATGGAGCCACAGTCAATCCGTACCCGGGCTTTTTCTGCATCAAGTTCAGCCACAGTGCCAACCATCAACAAACTTTCTATCATCCGCTCCAATGCGGCTATGCGTTGTTGCAAATCAATCATTTACGGTAACTCCGAAATCAGGTGATAATCTTCGGCATGAGCAAGACCAATGTTGGGAGCAATTCCCAGATAGATTTCAGTCGGGGTGATTCCTTCACCATTCCAGATCGATTCACCCACACGGATTTCATGGGTCCACTCGACCACCCAGACGACATAGCCCATCAGCTCCGGCTTGAATTCATCAGGAGCGACCCTGGTTATTTTTCCCGGACCGCACGGCTGGCCAAAGCGACCGGCTTCAAAAATCTTAAGAGACACTGCAACCGCCAGATTTGCGGCATCGAGCTTGGCCCTTGAGCTGCGCTGTAAAACGATGTAGGCGCTGAATCGGGCCGTAAATGCCAGCTCTCCCGTGCCGGGATCGTCTTCCGGGGAAAGCTCAGATAGCTCGATCAACACCGCAGGACTGACAATCTTTTTTGCCAGTTCCGGATATTTTTCACAGGTCGGCAGTTCGGCAACTGTAAAGGCTTCTCTGAGCGTTGTTTCGATAGCGTTGTGTAGATCAGTCGTCATTTGTACCAGCCCATTTCAAATTTCAATTCATGTTCAAAAATCTCCGCCAGTTTCAGTTCAGCGGGGCGCTCATATTTTTCAAGAAGTTGTTCCATTTCTTCTGCAATCGGCAATTGCATCTTGATTACGGGGAAGCGTCTTTTATCTTTCCTTTTCCAAACCTTTGGCGCATCACCAAAAACATTGACAAAAAATGCCTTGTCAAAAAAATGCTGATACACCCGCGTCCCTTTCATGCGTCTGGTCTGCCTGGGCTTACCCAGCAAATGAGCATCAATAGGATTCACTCCGATCCAGATATTGGCCCAGAGGGTTTTCCCTTCACGGTAAATATGATGCTTAAATCTGCTCTTAATCGCTTTTTGACGAATACCTGCTACAGTTGCCAACTCTCTTGCCAACTGCGTTTGCAACCAACGTCGTAACCTACGAATTGCCCGGGTTTTGGCTTTATCGATCTGGGTAATCGTTGCCCCCAAATCAGCAGTCAATTGTTCAACGCTGTGATTAAAATCGATCCCGACCGTTGGCTGACTCATTGCTCATTCACCCGGATCTCTGTAAATTGGTTCTTACGCCGGATTGGCTCGGCAAAGACCAGATATTCTGAACCATCCTCACAGGTTAAAAGTGCCCCCTCCCCGATCAGTTCAGCATCTTCCGGCAAGCACAGAAAAACCGGCTGGCCAATCGCACCGGGCATTGATCCCAGGGCGGTGTCATCTACTCCGTCGTCAAAGATCATGGGGCGGGTAAAGACCGAGCCTTCAGGTGTTGCGATGGTGACCGGTTCGCCAGAATCGCGGATTTCCATCCGGCAGACTTCCATTGGATCAATAGCCATTACTTAATCACCTCTTCGATGGTATCGATCTCGATCCCGGCGCGAATGGCCAACTGGATCAGCAACACGCGGATCTTTCGTAGCTCTTTCAAGCGCTCATCTTCCGCAGCTTTCAACTTGGCCTGGCACTTTTCCCGACACGCCTGACACTTTTTTTCGGTCTGATAACGGGTACCAAGGGTCGACCTGCTGTAACCTGCTTTAATCAGTAACGATCCAAGCTGGGCAAGCACCCACCAGAAGATCACCTGCATTGCAATTGTCTTGTCCATTGGCCCCGTCTGTTGCTGTGGTTAAAAGGAAAAAACCCTGGTAACTGCAGGAGAGTACAGTCACCAGGTAAGTGCTGGCCTATTCCTGACCCTTCTTTTCCAAATCGCCCTGGGCTTGGTCAACGACCTCAGAAACCTGATCCTGAGCGTCCTTGATTATTTCAGCGGCCTCTTCCTCAGCTGCCTTGATGATCTTTTTTGCCTGCTTTTCGGCGGCAGCAATAATCTCATCCGCTTTCTGCTGTCCGGCAGGTTGACTTGCCTGCTCCAGGGTTTGCGGCAGACAGGCTTTGTTTGTGTCGATCAACTCTTTTGCAATATCCTTGGCGCAGTCGAATATCCCGGAATCCGTTCCAGGGACCCGGTTCTCGCCTTTGTATTTAATCGTTTCCAGTGCGACTATTTTCACAATAAGACCTCGCTTTTAATGGGGATCCGGGACTGATTCTCATCTGCCCCGGAAGGAATTAAACAACCTTGGCGGAAACAAATGCATCCGGTTGCAGCAATGCCGGCAACGGCGCTGACTGCACCAGAATGTAACGCACGGACGGATCTTCTTTTTCCCAGCTTTTGGGGAAACGTTTGACGGCAAAGTTCCCGGCTTTCAGGTCCTGAATCATGCCGTAGAGTTTTTTGTTCTTCGCGGCACTGCTCCCCAGCCAGAACTTGTCAGCAGGGACATAGGGTTGCGTATTACCGTCATCATCGGTGTACCAGGATTGGTAGGTGTAGAGGTCGACGTTGACACCGATATCCCGGTAAGTGCCGACAAAGGTCACACCTTCCGGCAGCAGCGTCGGATCGATCTTGCCCTGCTCGATATTCTTGTTGTCGAGTTTTGCAGTCACTTTCGGATGGTTGATAAATGCCGCCATGGCATCGGTGCCCGCAACGGCAATACCGGAGACAACTCCGGAGTCCTTGGCGTTCAATTCGCACCAGGCGCGAATATCAGCGCCCGGATCACTGTTGACGGTATCGGACCAAAGGTCTGTCCCCGTCAGGGTGATCTTGTGGGTGCCGTTCATCTGGAAATCAATCGAAGTGTCGACGCCATCCCCTTGGATAATCACTGCGCCGGTATCCAGTTCCTGGGCAGCCATCCACTCTTCACGGGCCATGATTTCGTCATCAGCTTCAGCCAACAGCTTTCCGGTTTTTTCCGCCAGGCGCTGGCCATGATTTTTTCCACCTGCGTAGATGGTTTCTCCCGTCGATGGGGCATTAAGATCGGAAGGGTCAAGGGCTTTGAGCGGCTTCACATAAGGAGGCTCGAAGGTTTTCATGACCCGGCCGTCTTTTTCCATCAGCTTGCCGGCAACCACCGGAGCAACAAACGGAGCCAGACGTCGCTTGCCTTTAATAATTTCAATATCAACAGCCTTGGTGCCGAAAACTTCTTCACCTCTGAAAAAGGTTCGCAGCAGAAACGTTGTCGCACCTTTGCGCTCATCAAGGGCAGCCATCATGGTACGTGATTTAAACAGACTGACATTCCCAAGCAGCAATGGAGCCGCTTTTCCGGCATCGTCCAACCCGGCAATGTGGGGCAAGCTGTCAGCAAATACGGGTACGCCGATAAACGCCATAACGACGCCGATCAGCACAACCAGGGACGAAATGAGTGCAAACTTTCTCATGATCTAGTCTCCTTCGGGGTTAATTGCGGATCAGGCCGCTACAGTTTTTTTGATAAAAATCGACAGATCGCGCAACGCATCACGATGTGTATCTGCCGTGTCTGTCCCACCAAATGTCAGGGAACGCTCGGTGAACTCGCCAGCCAGATATAACGGAGCAACAGCGTCTCCGGCTGAAGCATCAACATCTTGAGCCAGCACGGCCACCGGGGCTTGGATTGACGCGGTACCACTGGCAGAATCGACAATAACCAGCTTGTTGTCATTGCCGCTGTCTTTAGCCAGCACGGTCCCGCGAACCAGAGTTTGACCGGTCAGAATGGTTCCATCACCGGTCACCAGCGGGAAATCGCCCGCGATCAGGTTGTCAGGGGTGTAAGTTTCGAGATCAGCCATATTGATATCCTCCTAAAGGATTGGTTGCGGCCTTAGCCTTTGTTCATTCCGGAAACGAGACCAGAGACGTTTTCCTGGGTCTCTCTTGCTTCAGCGTCGTCATCTCCAGGCTCTGCAGCATTGGGGGCCTTTGGCGCCTCGGCTACAATCTTTTTGTGGGTGGTTTGGCGCAGTTGGTTCTCTGCTTGATTGACGGCCAGAGCTGCTTCTGCTCCGGTGGTTTTGCCATCGGCAGCAAGTGCTTCGATCAGTTCTTCATGGCCGGGGATCAGGGCCGCACGAACAGCTTTGAC
This window encodes:
- a CDS encoding phage tail tape measure protein, with the protein product MDKSLALGVVIGGTLSATVGSAFKTLEQKARASEKQLKQIKIGSSLVDDVSKYRSELLKLQAAKKDGLHSADEMNVKIGATMKKYQQAATKAKEYGIDIGRLAREQQRLTKEMNLANRAVDRQQKLVRNKNIRGQMRGQMVGAVGSIYAMGAGLGGALDYDRAKTRLGTMVSDADLEAANKQVLEFSRHKLGDQTDLLNINYALNSAGLDAATSRAGTEIVAKVAKVTNGAAEGVGEVVGVVFNNMADSLAGSATEKIGRIGDVLTKTQLKYQLRDFNQLGESFKQGAKGAIKYNVDLEQTAAVLGQFNSAGLQGGTAGTAFNAMLRQMTTAADEFGFSMERNADGSLNLIDTLGNLEESMAMFDDPDEKADALQKAFGDEGSGVALLLNNLKKLKAGYQEVRDESAGVVDEKYQKFLDSYSGQVDLAGQQTRGLAIALGSALLPGVNAVLQPIGSVVNGVAEMTEKFPGTTKVIVGATAGIVLLNAAMIGGRYALTFFSDGIQITKGVFDFFRSGTAKTNLLLAAQKVQLIGAAVAQKAAAVGTGILTAAQWAWNVALTANPIGLIVAGVGALIAGGIALYKNWEPFQVLIDTIWDKVTSVGGFIGKLFGFGSSKGAEVGAAVAAGRMRSDSPASSRSVLPRVSPASRSNVIHSNPKIEIHQAPGQSAEDVAAVVQRELMASEQRLAAQQRGRLYD
- a CDS encoding phage tail protein I, with protein sequence MNSLLPPNATAFERAVEDVIAKRFDAVASSIATIKTLWNPWTCPLSSLPWLAWTLSVDEWESDWSEQVKRQTVAGAMEIHRHKGTPWAVEQALVLAGIPFAEVQEWFEYSGTPGHFRVVVDIEGETISSEDEARLLRYVGSAKRKSAWLDEVTYNLAVRSPVPVYALGLQSSEVTTIYPQ
- a CDS encoding phage tail protein; the encoded protein is MTKTTIMMALGDFRFGIDTAAYQKLSREVEYRWPVQNRVGRRPAKQFIGIGTDSISLDGVILPGYRGGFGQIDALRELAGKGQPLLLIDGTGRSWGKWCVERVEESQTIFFSDGVPRKQEFRIKLGHYGDDS
- a CDS encoding baseplate J/gp47 family protein, with the translated sequence MSINLNELPAPEVVEELQFEAILAAMIADYQTRYPDFNALLESDPAYKQFEVAAYREVQLRQRMNDAARAVMLAFSQGTDLDHLAAIQDVARLLVDPGDPEAVPPIDPTYEADDNLRGRVQLAPESQSTAGPSGAYEFHGLSASGLVKDISVVSPAATQITINVLSAEGNGVPSQAVLDSVTAALVDDRKVRPLTDEVTVQAATVYDYNVDATLDIYKSFDAATILQAAESAVAIYVDENHRLGRAITDSGLKQALHRPGVHSVTLNSALPAAAAMNEAPYCTGITVGVGSLIDE
- a CDS encoding tail protein X, whose protein sequence is MAQIYRCQDGDMLDQICFAYYGYTSGAVEAVLEANPGLADLGTVYSAGLEINLPELAQNTTVTETIKLWD
- a CDS encoding phage major tail tube protein, with the translated sequence MAQADILKNLNLFVDGRGQAGKIEEFTPPKLTIKTEGFRAGGMDTEAKHDMGMEPLEASATLQSYDAQLFKLFGLTKGSNHPLTGRGAIDRDGTIVPVLINMRGTLTEIDQGSWKPGDKGAVKLKWELTYFKQSIDGAVVHEIDVENMIRIIDGTDQLADQRAAIGI
- a CDS encoding phage tail assembly protein, whose protein sequence is MRTIVLDYPVTVDGEEITQLEMRRGKARDQVTAQKGCESNAEMEIKLFANLCEVQLEVIEELDMADYGEVQKVYSGFLSRRKEKSEKE
- a CDS encoding GPW/gp25 family protein, whose amino-acid sequence is MNGSSVDTGKPLSGLDHLRQSIIDILTTPIGSRVMRRNYGSRLFELLDRPVTGEWLIDCYAWSAEALDQSEPRFSLDQIEHLTDEDGQQTLGVQGEYLPDGQAIKLEGIVL
- a CDS encoding contractile injection system protein, VgrG/Pvc8 family; the protein is MTPDYLISVDGKDLTNLIRNRLIRMALTDVSGVISDTLEIVLDDRKPSIDLPRTGVKLTIALGYKETGLDPKGIFIVDEPVLSGPPDTLTIRSRSADLRKGLKEKRIRSFDNISVGDLVATIAKAHGYQPRVAEELASIPLEHLDQDNQSDMNLLTELAKRYDAVAKPVNDLLLFVPRGQVKSFSGKDLPAVHKVRSDLNRWNASFPERDKYSSVIAVYRDTDQAKDIEVVVGSGSPAKRLIKKQPNAAIATAAAKSEFESLQRGNAKISGSCAGDVAMAAEAKLILSDVRPGVDGDWALTQVVHEITDAGYVCNFEGEIPS